In Erigeron canadensis isolate Cc75 chromosome 7, C_canadensis_v1, whole genome shotgun sequence, one DNA window encodes the following:
- the LOC122606754 gene encoding probable WRKY transcription factor 33 yields the protein MDYSGGRFNNSTSISQSHGHSFDNSYSNIDSNDNKHEELNWGLFNYFNNDIESPKQLQDSTSILPGNSNIMSPPGSYYGLEYFKMEDTNISDFIFQSQTRPMSTSSISGIKMEESMQSEVLHWNVESRSREIDFSREISKMEPELVPPQNYGNFDPIQVNKEQGKFKDGYNWRKYGQKQVKGSKKPRSYYKCSYPNCPTKKKVEKDFNGYVTEIIYKGKHNHPMPQNMRKSSLDTLLDYPVETNSSAASFGQDECDQDSSFGKSGNECEYEPKAKKCKTDEAENEAMSSLGSKSNHEPRVVIETKSEIDVLDDGYKWRKYGQKVVKGNPNPRSYYKCTNIGCPVRKLVERASHDLHAVITTYEGKHNHGIPIPRGGIIYTKNQPSTFNTTMTSNNYGSMNLPNYSNNIQMKGMSTNVDGQRTHSIETFEQSKHDGFMEISNQNLDWKNEEFLLTTKKETENDFFFNSYLD from the exons ATGGATTATTCAGGTGGAAGATTCAACAATTCTACTTCAATATCCCAAAGCCATGGACATTCTTTTGATAATTCTTATAGTAACATTGATTCAAATGACAACAAACATGAAGAACTGAATTGGGGtttgtttaattatttcaataatGATATTGAAAGTCCAAAACAGTTACAGGATTCTACTTCAATACTCCCAGGCAATTCTAAT ATTATGTCACCTCCAGGGAGTTATTATGGTTTAGAATATTTCAAGATGGAAGATACAAATATATCGGATTTCATATTCCAGTCTCAAACAAGGCCTATGAGTACTTCTTCTATCTCTGGAATCAAGATG GAAGAATCTATGCAAAGTGAAGTTCTGCATTGGAATGTCGAAAGTCGATCCAGAGAAATTGATTTCTCAAGGGAAATCAGCAAAATGGAACCAGAATTGGTACCTCCTCAAAACTATGGCAATTTTGACCCAATTCAAGTTAACAAGGAACAAGGTAAATTCAAAGATGGGTATAACTGGAGAAAATATGGTCAAAAACAAGTCAAAGGAAGCAAGAAACCTCGAAGTTACTATAAATGTAGTTATCCTAATTGCCCAACGAAGAAGAAAGTCGAGAAGGATTTTAATGGATATGTCACCGAGATTATTTACAAAGGAAAACATAATCACCCAATGCCCCAAAACATGAGGAAATCTTCGTTAGACACGTTATTGGACTATCCAGTTGAGACAAATAGTTCTGCAGCTTCCTTTGGGCAGGACGAGTGTGATCAAGACTCTTCCTTTGGCAAATCAGGCAACGAATGTGAATACGAACCCAAGGCTAAGAAATG TAAAACAGATGAGGCCGAGAATGAAGCAATGTCGTCCCTTGGGAGTAAAAGTAATCATGAACCGAGGGTAGTTATTGAGACAAAAAGCGAGATTGATGTTCTTGATGATGGATATAAATGGAGGAAATACGGGCAAAAAGTAGTTAAAGGGAATCCGAATCCAAGGAGCTACTATAAATGCACGAACATAGGGTGTCCTGTCCGAAAACTTGTGGAACGAGCCTCACATGACTTACACGCTGTGATTACAACCTACGAAGGCAAACACAACCATGGTATTCCTATACCACGGGGCGGTATAATTTACACCAAAAACCAGCCATCTACGTTTAACACCACGATGACTAGCAACAATTACGGATCCATGAATTTGCCAAACTACTCGAACAACATTCAAATGAAAGGAATGTCGACTAATGTCGATGGCCAAAGGACTCATAGTATTGAAACGTTTGAGCAATCTAAACATGATGGTTTTATGGAAATTTCGAACCAGAATTTGGATTGGAAGAATGAGGAATTCTTATTAACAACTAAGAAAGAAACAGAAAATgacttttttttcaattcatATCTAGACTAA
- the LOC122609498 gene encoding uncharacterized protein LOC122609498, with amino-acid sequence MRDYFAEPPKFGDRFFRHRYRMSKRLFLKIVGDIGAQYPYFQQHTDARNRQGFSPIQKCTSAIKQLSTGEPSDNFDEYLCMADRTSRECLINFCDVVINIYGREFLRRPTSHDIAMIQQAHEARHHLPGMFGSLDCTHVEWRYCPRSLKGQHTRGDHKVPTIMIEAIASQDLWI; translated from the coding sequence ATGCGTGATTATTTCGCGGAACCGCCAAAATTCGGCGACCGCTTCTTTCGTCATCGTTATCGCATGAGTAAACGgttgtttttaaagattgttGGTGACATTGGAGCTCAATACCCGTATTTTCAACAACATACGGACGCAAGGAATAGACAAGGTTTCTCGCCGATACAGAAATGCACGTCGGCAATCAAGCAACTCTCGACCGGTGAACCATCGGATAACTTCGATGAGTATTTATGCATGGCCGATCGCACGTCACGCGAATGTCTTATCAACTTTTGTGATGTGGTCATTAATATATATGGGCGCGAGTTTTTACGTAGGCCAACGTCCCATGACATAGCTATGATCCAACAGGCGCATGAAGCGCGACATCATCTTCCCGGGATGTTTGGTAGTCTTGATTGTACGCATGTCGAATGGAGGTATTGTCCAAGGAGTTTGAAAGGGCAACACACACGTGGGGATCATAAAGTCCCTACGATCATGATTGAGGCTATCGCTTCACAAGATTTATGGATATGA
- the LOC122606759 gene encoding heat shock 70 kDa protein-like yields the protein MKLWPFRVINGPADNPKIVVTYKGHEKEFVAEEISSMVLGKMKETAETYLGKAVKNAVVTAPAYFNDSQRQATKDAGAIAGLNVIRIINEPTAAAMAYGVDSKLDIVGKINVLVFDLGGGTFDVSILTIAKNGTFEVKAVAGDTHLGGEDFDNRMVAHCV from the coding sequence ATGAAGCTGTGGCCTTTTAGAGTCATAAACGGGCCTGCAGACAACCCAAAGATTGTTGTCACCTACAAAGGCCATGAAAAGGAATTTGTGGCAGAAGAAATTTCATCAATGGTTCTTGGCAAGATGAAAGAAACTGCAGAGACATACCTTGGGAAAGCCGTGAAAAATGCTGTGGTGACAGCCCCGGCTTACTTTAATGACTCACAACGTCAAGCAACAAAGGATGCTGGTGCCATTGCTGGATTAAACGTCATTCGCATAATAAACGAGCCTACAGCAGCTGCAATGGCATATGGTGTGGACAGTAAGTTAGATATTGTTGGCAAGATAAATGTGCTTGTCTTTGATTTGGGTGGCGGAACCTTTGATGTCTCTATATTGACCATTGCTAAAAATGGCACTTTTGAGGTGAAAGCTGTTGCCGGTGACACTCATTTGGGAGGGGAGGACTTTGATAACCGTATGGTGGCTCATTGTGTTTGA
- the LOC122606756 gene encoding protein WHAT'S THIS FACTOR 1 homolog, chloroplastic, producing MKRIVVCLRSSLQVKSCDKNLLQKSRFMWVQIMHKTSGGKRPKKKVYHRVHELDKAMDLQKKPAAILKLKSIIQSQKNQSLLLRDLEKEVGFIQKWNFIAIIEKYPTIFHVSGGHKTPPAVMLSEKAKKIAAEEVEVNELMEPILVKNLRKLLMLSVDCRLPLETIDIVRSELGLPSDFRKSLIPKFPEFFSVKDVHGRSHLELGTWDSSLGVTAREERYMSERILDSLGNSKRAKISKDGNFPGPFAFKLNFPVGFRPNTSYLQELEKWQKMDFPSPYLNAKRFEVSDPKARKRVVAVLHELLSLTMEKRMTSAQLDAFHSELRLPARLLLCLIKHHGMFYITNKGAKSTVFLKEGYDGSRLVDKCPLLTFRDKFIALTGRRDLEPSCTT from the coding sequence ATGAAGAGAATTGTTGTATGTTTAAGATCATCTTTACAAGTTAAATCTTGTGACAAAAACTTACTTCAAAAATCAAGATTTATGTGGGTTCAAATAATGCATAAAACAAGTGGAGGAAAAAGACCAAAAAAGAAAGTTTATCATAGAGTACATGAACTAGACAAAGCTATGGACCTTCAAAAGAAACCGGCCGCGATTTTGAAACTGAAATCTATTATACAATCACAAAAGAACCAGTCTTTGCTTTTAAGGGACCTTGAAAAAGAAGTTGGGTTTATTCAAAAATGGAATTTTATTGCCATTATTGAAAAGTACCCAACGATTTTTCATGTGAGCGGTGGTCATAAAACGCCGCCTGCTGTTATGCTTAGTGAAAAAGCTAAAAAGATAGCTGCTGAGGAGGTTGAGGTTAATGAACTAATGGAACCCATTTTGGTTAAGAATTTGAGGAAGTTGTTGATGTTGTCGGTTGATTGTAGGTTGCCACTTGAAACCATTGATATCGTTCGCTCTGAATTGGGTTTGCCTAGTGATTTTCGGAAGTCTTTGATTCCGAAGTTTCCCGAGTTTTTTAGTGTGAAAGATGTGCACGGGAGGTCTCATCTTGAGTTGGGAACATGGGATTCTTCACTTGGGGTTACTGCCCGCGAAGAAAGGTACATGAGTGAAAGAATCTTGGACAGTTTAGGGAATTCAAAACGGGCCAAGATTTCAAAAGATGGAAACTTTCCTGGCCCGTTTGCTTTTAAGTTGAACTTTCCTGTTGGGTTTAGACCCAACACGAGTTACCTGCAAGAACTTGAGAAATGGCAGAAGATGGATTTTCCTTCACCGTACTTGAATGCAAAGAGATTTGAAGTCTCTGATCCTAAAGCTCGAAAAAGGGTGGTGGCAGTGCTTCACGAGCTTCTTAGTTTGACTATGGAGAAACGGATGACTTCTGCTCAACTGGATGCATTTCATTCTGAACTGCGGTTACCAGCTCGATTGCTGCTTTGCTTGATTAAGCATCATGGTATGTTTTACATTACTAATAAAGGTGCAAAGAGCACTGTTTTTCTTAAAGAAGGTTATGATGGCTCAAGATTAGTTGATAAATGTCCCCTTTTGACATTTAGGGATAAATTTATAGCACTCACTGGTAGGAGAGACCTTGAACCATCATGTACTACATGA
- the LOC122609497 gene encoding uncharacterized protein LOC122609497, with product MSSASSAAPVSQEESTTSSGSDEYDDAIESVAIAVVQLAMRVAQDAPPIRPMGFFRRTTLVRRRVEANDRLMRHYFSENPTYNPRQFRRRFCMSKRLFLKISGDVEVEYPYFQQRYDATGKLGFSAIQKCTSVLRQLATGQTGDLFDKYLEMSERTSRETVEKFCRGSFYVNENFYKTEYYLTDDIYPEYTTFVNSFTGPFDEKRQLFKRKQESARKVVERAFAVRDREVHNMLKADLVDHLWANKRRGGAQPNNELEFNLNNYVSDEE from the exons ATGTCTTCCGCGTCATCGGCAGCTCCTGTTAGCCAAGAAGAGTCTACGACTAGTTCCGGTTCCGATGAGTACGATGACGCGATTGAGAGTGTAGCGATTGCAGTCGTTCAACTCGCAATGCGAGTTGCCCAAGACGCGCCCCCGATTCGGCCAATGGGCTTCTTTCGTCGAACAACACTTGTTCGACGAAGGGTAGAGGCAAATGATAGATTGATGCGTCATTACTTTTCTGAGAATCCCACGTATAATCCAAGACAGTTTAGGCGACGTTTTTGTATGTCGAAGCGTTTATTTTTGAAGATAAGTGGTGACGTGGAGGTGGAATATCCATATTTTCAACAAAGATACGACGCGACGGGAAAGTTGGGTTTCAGCGCCATACAAAAGTGTACATCCGTACTTCGACAGCTAGCAACAGGACAAACTGGTGACCTTTTCGACAAGTATTTGGAGATGTCGGAAAGAACTTCACGCGAGACAGTTGAGAAGTTTTGTAGag GTTCCTTTTACGTAAACGAGAACTTCTACAAGACTGAATACTACCTGACAGACGATATATATCCTGAATACACCACGTTTGTGAATAGTTTCACCGGCCCGTTTGATGAAAAACGGCAATTGTTTAAGCGCAAGCAGGAGTCGGCACGCAAGGTTGTTGAGAGGGCGTTCG CCGTCCGAGACAGGGAAGTACACAATATGCTGAAAGCGGATTTGGTTGATCATCTATGGGCGAACAAGAGGCGTGGCGGTGCACAACCCAACAACGAGCTCGAGTTCAACCTAAACAACTATGTTAGCGATGAGGAGTAG